A stretch of the Notamacropus eugenii isolate mMacEug1 chromosome 2, mMacEug1.pri_v2, whole genome shotgun sequence genome encodes the following:
- the MMACHC gene encoding cyanocobalamin reductase / alkylcobalamin dealkylase isoform X2: MEARAAELERRIRSTLGPFGFEVHPFQVGWYNALLPPAFQLPLPGPTLAFVVLSTPAMFDRALKPFLQSAHLQPVKDPVDQCVAYHLTNLQKSLPEQEVHIITDYDMHPNRRPKILAQTAAHVAGAAYYYQRQDVESDPWGDKKIAGVCIHPQYGGWFAIRGVVLFPGVEVPDLPHLPPLDCVPTREGRIALLESFNFHWRDWTYRDAVVPVERYSEEQKTYFSTPPAQRLCLLKLLKGTPPDPLKSLGAGPTETLDPSWRGGQAAPRRVFAIVPQGT; this comes from the exons GTGGGATGGTACAATGCACTGCTGCCTCCAGCCTTCCAGCTGCCCCTGCCTGGACCTACACTTGCTTTTGTGGTCCTCAGCACTCCTGCCATGTTTGACCGAGCCCTCAAGCCCTTCCTGCAGAGTGCCCACCTGCAGCCAGTGAAGGACCCTGTGGACCAATGTGTAGCCTACCACCTCACCAACCTTCAGAAG AGCCTTCCAGAGCAGGAGGTACACATCATCACTGACTATGACATGCACCCGAACCGGCGCCCCAAAATCTTGGCCCAGACAGCTGCCCACGTGGCAGGAGCAGCCTACTACTACCAGCGGCAAGATGTGGAGTCTGACCCCTGGGGAGACAAG AAAATTGCTGGCGTGTGCATCCACCCACAATATGGGGGCTGGTTTGCCATTCGTGGGGTGGTGCTGTTCCCAGGGGTGGAGGTGCCTGACTTGCCCCACCTGCCACCTCTTGATTGTGTGCCCACCCGGGAAGGCCGCATTGCTTTGCTGGAGAGCTTCAACTTCCACTGGAGAGACTGGACTTACAGGGATGCTGTGGTCCCTGTGGAGCGCTACTCAGAAGAGCAGAAGACCTACTTCTCAACCCCCCCTGCCCAGCGCCTATGCCTGCTCAAGCTACTCAAGGGCACACCCCCAGACCCCCTCAAGTCCTTGGGGGCTGGGCCCACAGAGACACTGGACCCCAGTTGGAGAGGGGGTCAGGCTGCCCCTAGAAGGGTCTTTGCTATTGTCCCACAGGGGACGTAG
- the PRDX1 gene encoding peroxiredoxin-1: MSAGNAKIGFPAPNFRATAVMPDRQFKDISLSDYKGKYVVLFFYPLDFTFVCPTEIIAFSDRAEEFKKLNCQVIGASVDSHFCHLAWVNTVKKNGGLGAVNIPLMSDPKRTIAQDYGILKEDEGISFRGLFIIDDKGILRQITINDLPVGRSVDETLRLVQAFQFTDKHGEVCPAGWKPGSDTIKPDVQGSKEYFSKQE, translated from the exons ATGTCTGCGGGCAATGCCAAGATTGGGTTCCCAGCCCCCAATTTCAGAGCTACAGCTGTTATGCCAGATCGGCAGTTCAAAGACATCAGCCTTTCTGATTACAAAG GGAAATATGTTGTGTTGTTCTTCTACCCCTTGGATTTCACCTTCGTGTGCCCCACGGAGATTATTGCATTCAGTGATCGAGCTGAAGAATTTAAGAAACTCAACTGCCAAGTGATTGGTGCTTCCGTGGATTCTCACTTCTGTCACCTTGCCTG gGTCAATACCGTCAAGAAGAATGGTGGACTGGGAGCCGTGAATATCCCATTGATGTCTGACCCCAAACGTACCATTGCTCAAGATTATGGGATCTTAAAGGAGGATGAGGGAATTTCGTTCAG gGGTCTCTTCATCATTGATGACAAGGGGATCCTTCGCCAGATCACCATCAATGACCTTCCTGTGGGCCGCTCTGTAGATGAAACTCTTAGGCTTGTCCAGGCCTTTCAGTTCACAGACAAGCATGGCGAAG TGTGCCCTGCTGGCTGGAAACCTGGGAGTGACACCATCAAACCTGATGTTCAGGGGAGTAAGGAGTACTTCTCCAAGCAGGAGTGA